The following nucleotide sequence is from Pandoraea thiooxydans.
AAGCTGCTGCGCGCACACAGGCCGAGCAGCGCGGCAACCGCGTCGAACAGCCGCCCGGCGCTGGATGTCCACGGGGCGTGTGCGCCGCGCGCGAGCATGGCCGCGAACACGCGCCGCTCACGCGGCGCCAGCGCGGCGATGGGCGGCAAAGCAGCCAGCGACGCGTCGTCGAACATGGCATCGCCGAACACCGCATGCAGCGCACCGAGCGCCGCGCGATCCGGCTCGCGCACCGCCGCTTCGCCACCGGGCAGCCGAAACGGCTGCAGATGGGCAACGCGGCAATAAGCATCGCGCTTGACCAGGATGAATTCTCCGCCCCACACCGTGCCGTCGCCGCCGTAGCCGCTGCCATCCCAGGCTACGCCGAGCAACGGAGCGGACAAGCCGTTGTCGGCCATGCCGGCCAGCACGTGCGCCAGATGATGCGGCACATATTGCACGGCGCTCGCCTCTCGTTCGGCCACCTGCGTGCTGTGGTAGTCCGGATGCGTGTCGCATGCCACGGTTTGCGGCCTCACGCGGTAAAGCCGCCGCATCGCCTCAATGCCGCCGGCAAATGCCGTGCGCGCGCGCACGCCTTCGAGATCGCCGACATAGGGCCCCAGCACCAGTTGCTCGGCATAGGCGAGCGCGACCGCGCTTTTGCCATGCCCGCCCAGCGCCAGGGTCGGGTTCGGGTTCGGGGTCAGGGTCGGGGATGCATCGGACTCATCGTTTGACGACAGCACGAGCGGCGCGTACCCGCGCGCGTTGCGCAGCACCACCGGCTCGCCGCCGATCACGCGCGTGACGGAGTCGTCGACCGGATGCGCGATCGGCCGGTCGTGCACGAGAAACAGGTCGGCGAGCCCGGCCAGCTGCTCGAGCGCCTGCGTTTCGTCGGCGACGATCGGATCCCCGCCCCGGTTACCGCTGGTGGCAACCACCGGGGCGCCGAGTTCGCGCATCAGCAGGTGATGCAGCGGCGTGTACGGCAGCATGATGCCGAGCCAGGGGTTGAGCGGCGCGACACTGGGCACGACGCTCGGCGGCACGCCGCCCATGCCGTGCGCGCCGGTGGCCGGCGAAAACCGTATCGCACCCTCGCGCGCGCGCAGCAATACGATCGGCGCGGCGGGCGAACACAACAGTTGCCGCTCCAACGGGTCGACCTCGGCCAGTGCCTGGGCCGCTTCACAATCCGGCACCATGAGCGCGAACGGCTTGGTCGGCCGGCCCTTGCGCTCGCGCAGGCGGCGCACCGCCAGGTCGTTGCGCGCATCGACCAGCAACTGGAAACCGCCCAGGCCCTTGAGCGCGACGATCACGCCGTCGCGCAGCGCACCGGCCGCGCCGAGCAGCGCCTGGTCGCCGGCGGCGATCTCGCGCCCGGCCGCATCCCACAGACGCAACTGCGGACCGCAGCGCGGGCAGGCGTTCGTTTCGGCGTGAAAGCGCCGCGAACGCGGGTCGTCGTATTCGGCCTGGCACGCCGCGCACATCGCGAAGCGCCGCATCGTCGTGCGCGCCCGGTCGTATGGCACGTCCTCGATCAGGCTGAAGCGCGGGCCGCACTGCACGCAGGTGGTAAACGGATACCGGTAGCGCCGGTTGCCCGGCTCGCGAATCTCGGCCAGGCAGGCCGCGCAGGTCGCCAGGTCCGGCAGCACGACCGGTAAGCGGGGTTGGTCCGGCGCCCGTTCCTGCCGGCTCGGCAAAATGGAAAAGTCCCGCTGGCCGGTCGGCGCGATCCGACGCACGCGCCGGGCGCGCATTGCCGCCGGCGGCGCGAGTTCCGCTTCCAGCCTCGCCAGGAACCGCGCCAAGGCCGGCGCCACGCCTTCGATCTCGAGCGCGACGCCCTCGGCCGTATTGCGCACGAAGCCGGTCAATCCCTCGCTCACGGCCAGGCGATGCACAAAGGGCCGAAAGCCGACACCTTGCACCGCGCCGCCCGCTTCGATCCTTAGCCGGCCCACCTCGTCCGGGTCTTGCGACAACGCTTCGGCATCCTGACATTGATTCACGATCCAGATTTCCTCCGGGTTCTGGCGACCTATCACCCCTCGCCCTCGTCGTCGGGCACTTCGAGTTCCAGGCTCTGCAAAACCACATGCTGCGCGTTCGGATCGAGCGGGTCGTGCGAGGTGACGATTTGCAGACTCGCATGTTCGGCCAGCGTGCCGCGCGCGGCCTCCTCGAAATGCTCGCGAAAATGCTCGGGCGAAAACTGGCTGAGCGCGCCAAGCCACACGCACACCTGCTTGATGCCAAGCGCATCGGCCTGGGCCGCGGCGACCGTCAGGCGCTCGACCAGGTCTTTGGCAATTCCGGTTTCATGCATCGGGGACCTCCGTTGACGGAGCGCGTCGCAGCCGCTCCACTTCCTCTATCACGCGCTCGACGACTGTCTCGACGGCCGCCGCGACGGCGGGGGTAAGCGGCGCGCCAGGATCGAAACAGGCGCCCTCGAGCGCATATACGATGGTCGTCCTGGGCGCCAGGCCCAGAGCGTCGGCCAGCGCCAGCGACTCGGCCAGGCCGAACGCGTGGCTGGACGCGGGCGACGCTTGCAGCGCGAGCGCCTCAAGCCCGGTTTCGGTCGAGTCGATGCGGCTGACCCGCCCGGGCACTCCTCGCGGCGCCGCGGCATCGACGCACACCAGCGCATCGATGCCAGCGACGTCGTCGCTCAATAGGGTCATATCGCCGCCGCGCACCAGCACACGCACGCCGTCGGGCAGGCGGCCGGCCAGCCGGCGCGCGACCTCGGGGCCCGCGCCATCGTCACCGCGATCCGGATTGCCGACGCCGATCACGCAAACGCGGAGCGAAGGAGCGGCGCAGCGCATCATGCCCGCTCCACCGATAGCTTGAGAAAGTGGGCGGAACACGAAATGCACGGGTCGTAGTTGCGGATGCTGCGCTCGCAGCCGTCGCGAATGACGTCGTCGGATCGATCCAGCAGCGAGCTGGCCACCGCGACCAGGTCCGCCTCCATGCTGGACTGGTTTTGCGAGGTCGGCGGCACGATGCGCGCGGCGTCGATGGTGCCGTCGGCGGCGAACGCGTAGCGATGCCAGCATATGCCGCGCGGCGCTTCGGTACAGCCGAAACCGACGCCCGCGCGCGGCTCGACCGGCACCGCTGCCAGGGCCGGCGGCTCGTAAGCGGCGATCAGCCGCAAGGCCTCGTCGCACGCGTAGGCGATTTCGAGCGAACGTACGATGATGCTGCGAAACGGGTTATTGCATACGGGACCGAGCCCCGCCTCGCCTGCCAGCTCCCGAAGCCAGGCCGGCAGGCGGTCGAAGTTCAGCGCGTAGCGTGCGAGCGGCCCGACCAGATAGGCGCCGCGCCGTCTGAGCAGCGAGTGCAGCGCGGTCGAATGGCGCACGTGCCGCTCCTCGAATTCGCTTTCGTAGGCATCGATGCCGATGTCGATATCGCGATTCGAGACCAGGCGGCCCTCATTGAACGGATATTCGTCCGGGTGGCGCAGCGCGACGAATTCGTAGTCGCGCTCCAGTTCGGGAAACGGAAACGTCGCCACCCATCGCACCAGCTTGATCGCCAGCTCGCGCGCGCGCTCGAGGCTGGCGGCAACCGGGGCCAATTCGGCCCGCGTGGGCAGACGGTGAAAACCGCCGACCTTGACGTTGACCGGATGAATTTCGCGCCCGCCCAGCACCCGCATCAATTCGTTGCCGGCTTTTTTCAGGGCGAGGCCGTCGCGCACCGCGTCGCCGTGTTCGCGCGCCAAGGCGATGGCGTCGGGGTAGCCGAGAAAATCCGGCGCATGAAGCATCACCACGTGCAGCGCATGGCTCTCGATCCATTCGCCGCAATACAGCAGCCTGCGCAACGCCCTGAGTTGCCCGTCGACCCGCACTCCGAAGGCATTCTCGATCGCATGCACCGCGCTCATTTGGTAAGCGACCGGGCAAATACCGCAGATGCGCGCGACGATGTCGGGCGTCTCGGCATAGCCGCGCCCGCGCAGCATCGCCTCGAACAGGCGCGGCGGCTCGAAGATTTCGAGCCGCGCGGACGTCACGCGCCCGTCGCGAATGCGCAGGTCGAGCGCGCCCTCGCCTTCGACGCGCGCGAGATAATCGACGTGGATTCTTTTAGTCGCCATGGGCCTCGCTCTCTTTGCGAAACGGCTCGGCCGCGGCGTTGAAGGTTCGCAAGGCACGGAAGACGTCGCGCCGCGTCGCGCCGAGCGTTTGCCATTGGCGCGCCAGCGATGCGGTGTTGGGTGTTTCCATCGGACCGTAGCAGCCATAGCAGCCGCGCCGGAACGACGGGCACAGCGCCCCGCAGCCGGCGTGCGTGACGGGCCCCAGGCATGGCGTGCCCTGCACCATCACGCAGACGTTGCCCTGCTGCTTGCACTCGACGCACACGCTGTGCGCGGCGATCGCCGGCTTGCGCCCCGCCAGAAACGCGGCAATCACTTCGAGGAGTTGGGTCTTGTTGATCGGGCAACCGCGCAATTCGTAGTCGACCGCCACATGCGCCGAAATCGGCGTCGAGGTCGACAGCGTGTCGATGTATTGCGGCGAGGCATAGACCGCCGCGACGAATTCGTCGATGTCGGCAAAATTGCGCAGCGCCTGGATGCCGCCGGCGGTCGCGCAGGCGCCGATGGTGACGAGGAATTTCGATTGCCGCCGCACGCGCCGGATGCGCCGCGCGTCGTGTTCGGTGGTGATCGACCCCTCGACCAGCGACAGGTCATAGGTGCCGCCGGCCGTCGCGCTCGACGCTTCGGGGAAGTTGGCGATCTCCACCGCGTCCGCGAGCAGCAGGAGTTCGTCCTCGCAGTCGAGCAGGGAGAGCTGGCAGCCGTCGCACGAGGCGAATTTCCAGACGGCCAGCCGAGGACGCTTGCGTTCGCTCATCTCAGACCTCGCGCACGGTGAAAATGCCGGCGATCGCGTCATAGCGCATGACCGGCCCGTCCTTGCAAATGAACGCCGGGCCGAACTGGCAGTGTCCGCACAGGCCGATCGCACACTTCATATTACGCTCCATCGACAGATAAATATGCTCGTCGGCCACGCCCCGCTCGCGCAGGGCGCTGAGCACGAAGCGCATCATGATTTCCGGGCCGCACACCAGCGCGGTGGTCTCGCGCGGGTCGAATTCCGCTTGCGCGATCAGCGCCGGCACCACGCCGACGTGCCCGCGCCAGCCGGGCTCGGCGTGATCGACGGTGACTTCGACGTCGACGTCGAAACGCCGGCGCCACTGCGCCAGCTCGCTGCGATAGAGCATCTCGCCGGGATTGCGGCAGCCGAACAGGATCGTCACCCGGCCGTAGCGGGCACGCTCGGCGAGGATCGCGCGGATCGCCGGACGCAGCGGCGCGAGGCCCAGCCCGCCCGCGACGATCAGCACGTCCGTGCCGGCGGCGGCCGCCACCGGCCAGGCGGTGCCGAATGGCCCGCGCACCCCGAGGGTCGCGCCCGGGCGGAGCTGTCCGAGCGCGCGGCTGACCGCCCCGACTTCGCGGACGGTATGCACGAAAGTATCGGTATCGGATGCGGCGCCACTCATGCTGACAGCGACCTCGCCGACGCCGAACGCATACAGCATGTTGAATTGCCCTGGCGCGAATGCGGGCGGCGCGCCGGATAGCGGCGCGAGCTCGAGCGTGACGACGCCGGCCAACTCCCGGCGCCGGCGCGCCACGCGATAGACGCTCGGTGTGAAGGCATTGGCGGGCATGGCCCGAGCCGGGTCAGCGCTTGCCATAGACGTCGAGAATCTGCAGGCGGGTGGCATGCAGCCGCCGGGTCACCACCGGCAGGAAGCGCTTCATCATTTCGTAGCCGAAGTCATGATCGGCCTCGCACTTGCCGCGCAGGCACGCGGCGTCGATGCCGATCACGCGCGTGAGCGCCACGGCGCGCGCGTCGAACATCCAGCGATACGGCGGCACCACCCAGGACGCGCCGAGGATCTCGCCTTGCCCAAGGGTGGCGAATACCACCGGCGCGCGGCCGGGTTCGGCGATTTCGAGCGCGACGCGGCCGTGGCGAATGACGAAAAATTCGTCGGCCGGCTCGCCTTCGCGGAACACGTACTGCTCGGCGTCGAAGCGCCGGTTGCGCGCGCAGCCGGCGACCAGCCGCAGGTGCTCGGCAGTGAAGCCGGCGAAGAACGGGTGTTCCTGCAGAATGTGTTCAAGTCCCTCCATGCGGGTCTCCATCGGAGCTCCGCTGCGCGGGTTCGGCCGCACCGCGCAACGCGTCGATCTCCTCGGTAATGTCGATGCCTACCGGACACCAGGTGATGCAGCGTCCGCAGCCGACGCAGCCGGAAGTGCCGAACTGGTCGATCCAGTTGGCCAGCTTGTGGGTCAGCCACTGCCGGTAGCGCGCCTGCGTGGTGTGGCGCACGCTGCCGCCGTGGATATATGAGAAATCCAGGGTGAAGCAGGAGTCCCAACGGCGCACCCTTTGTGCCGAAGCGCCGGCAAGATCGCTATGGTCTTCCACGGTGGTGCAGAAGCAGGTCGGGCACACCATGGTGCAGTTGCCGCAGCTCAGGCATCGATCGGCCACCTCGGCCCAGCGCGGATGGCCCGGATTGTCCTGCAGCAGTGCCTTGATGCCGTCGGTATGCATGGTGCGGCCCATCTGGCCGGCGGTGCGCGCGACGATGGCCCGCGCGGCGGCAAGCTGCGCGTCGCTGGGCGGACCGTGCGGCACCTGGCCGAGCAGTGCGGCGCCGGCCTCGCTGCCGACCTCGACGAGAAAATCGCCGCCGGCCGCATCCGGCGTGCCCGATTCTTCCGGCCACGGATGGAGTTCGGTCAGCGCCAGATCGAATCCGGCGTCGGCTTTCGGGCCGGTTTGCATGGAAGCGCAGAAGCACGTGCCGCCGGCCGTGCCGCAGTTGAGCGCAACGATAAACGTGCCGGCGCGACGCGAGGCATAGCCCTGATCGACGTAGGCGCCCTCCTGAAAGACCCGGTCCTGGATCGCGATGGCGTGCAACTCGCAGGCGCGCACCCCGACGAAAGCGAATCGTTCGGGCGCTTGCGGTGCCTCGCCGCTTCCCTCTTCGCTCCCCTCGCCGCCTTCGATCGTCATGCCGGCCTGCCCGAGATGCGCGGTAAAAAGCAGCTCGAGCGGCGGATGCAGGAAGCGCTTCCAGGATTGCGGGCCGACCGCATAGCCAAACAGCGCCTGGTCGTCGCGCCGCTCGAGCCGGTAGCTGCCGGGCGCCTGGCGATCGGTCCAGCCGGCCGGCAAATCCTGCACGCCGGCGATGTCGTCGTAGACGATCGCGCCGTCACGCACGGTCGGCCCGATCACCCGATAGCGGCGCTCGATGAGGCCATCGATCAGCGCCTGCAAGCCGTCTCGCGACAGGATCGCGGTTTGGCCGATGGCGAGAGGCGTCTGGTTCATCGTGTTTGGCGCGTCGGGCGCCGATATGCCTGGCGCGGTGCAGCGGGGTCGAGCGACGGCGGCCCGCGCAGCGGCATCTCGGCGTGAGGCTAGAGGCCGATGGGAATCGGCGGCTGCTCGGTGTGATCCACCACGCTCTTGACGCCGGGTATGCGCTCGGCCGCCACGCGCACCGCGTCGACGGCGGCCTGCGAGCGGAACACGCCCCACAAATGTACGACGCCGTCACGCACGATCACGCCGCGTCCGGCGAAGCCCCAAGGCTGATCCTCCAGCTCCGCCAGAAGCCGCTCGCGTATTTCGCGGTCCGAAACGAATTCGTCGGCCGCCGATGGCGCCGAGCTGCTGGCAAGCGCCTGGACCAGATTGGCACGGCTGACCAATCCGACCACCTTGCCCCCGCGCAACACCGGCACCCGTTTGATGCCGCGGGTCTCGAGCAGGCTCGCGACGTCGCCCAGCGGCGTCTGTTCGTCGACCGAGATGACGTCCCGGGTCATCACGTCGGCGACCAGGAGGCCATGCGATTTGACGTATTCCTGCGCCTGCGCATCGGTCGAAAACAATCCGAGCCACCAGGACCGGTGCGGCTTGTCCGTACCGATTTCGGCGCGCCGGATCAGATCGCCTTCGCTGACGACACCGACCAGTTTGCCGCCGTCGTCGATAACCGGGGCGCCGCTGATGCGGTGCTCCAAAAAGAGGTTGGCGACATCGCGAATCGTCGCATTGGGTTTGACTGAAATGACGTTCGGCGTCATGACATCGAGAGCACGCATTGTCCGTCTCCTGACGAGGTATTAAGGCATTAACGGATCCGAATGCAATTCCGGACTCCAATCGATACTGCGATCGCATTCCAGCTTAGCCCTGTGCGCCGGCACGCTCTTGATATTTGTCAACCGACGGGCACGCATGTCGGTCATCGCCGCACCCGCGCAGGATGCAAAGCACGCCACGGCACGAAAATTGCGTCCCGCGCGTGAGCGGCGAAGGCCGTCGCACGATCCGGTCCGACAGCCGCGGATGGCCTCGGCAACCAATTCGGTATGTGGTGCGCCCTGCGGGAATCCGCGCTCGGCAAGCCGCCGTCGCAACTCGCGGGCGCAAATAAGCGCGACGCATCAAATCAATTGAAATACAATTAAAACAATCCTGATTCGATAATTTACAAGCGAGTGCCGATCGGGCCGCACGTGTGCCGCTTTCCCATTGCCTGTATCGATATGCCAAAAAAGACGCTCCCCACCCCGGGCGAATCGCAACGCGAGCCACGCGAGCCGCGCTCGTCGCTGTTCGTCGGCTCCACCGAAAAAGCCTTTCAGGTCCTGCATGCGTTCGACGGTCCGAGCCGCCATATGACGCTGGCCGATATCGCGCGCAGTTCGGGGCTCGATCGCAGCGCGACGCAGCGGGTGGTGTACACGCTCGAGAACCTGGGCTACCTGTATCGCGTCCCGGAGACGCGCAACTACGGCCTGACGCCGAAGGTATTGCAGTTTTCCTACAATTACGTGCGCGCCAACGAGTTGATCGACAAGGCGTCGCCCTACCTGCTCGACATCAGCCGGCGGGTCGGCGAGACCACCAATCTGCAGGAACTCGACGGTAACGAGATCGTGTTCGTGGCGCGCTTTCCCGGGCACCATCTGGTCAATATCGACATCGTGGTGGGCAGCCGCCTGCCGGCGCTTTTCACCGCGTCGGGCACGGCGATCCTGGCGCGCCTGCCGCAAGAGCGGTGCGAGGAAATTTTCGCGCAGACGCGGCTCGAGCCGATCACCCCGTACACGGAAATCAATCCGGACAGGCTGCGCGAACGAATTCGCAAGACCGCGCAAACCGGTTATGCGATCGTCATGAACGAGACGGTGCTGGGGGATATTTCGGTGGCCGCGCCGGTCACCGATCACCGGGGCATCGCAGTGGCCGCCATCAATATTTCGGTGCCGACCTCGCGCTGGACGGTCGAGCGGGTCGAGGCCGAACTGGCGCAGCACGTGCAGGTCGTGGCGACCTCGATCTCGAAAGCGAAATTCAGCAGCTACACGCGATAAGCCCGGGCCTGCGCCAGGCTCACGCCTGCCGCTCGAACACCGCGAGTTGCCTGGCCAGTTCGTCGCGCAGGCTGGCCTGCAGCGCCGGCGCCGCGGCGACCAGCGGCGCGAGCAGGTCCGGGGCGTTCACGCCGATCAAATCGATGACCGATTTCATCGGTCCGGGATTGGTTTCCGAGAACGCGAGGTTCATCAGCGGCATCAGTTGGCGATGGACTTCGAGCGCCTGTTGCGTGTGCCCCTGCGAGGCGAGCCGATACATCTTGCGCCATGCGCTGGGCAGGAGATTGGCCGTGACCACGATGCCGCCGCGCGCGCCGGCGGCCACATGCAGCGGAAACAGCGTGTCTTCGCCGCTGAGTACCGCAAACGATGCATCGACACCGGCGATGGTACGCAGGAAGTGATACATGTCGGTGTTGCAGGCCTTCATGCCGATGATGCGCTCGTGTCGCGAGAGTTCGTGCAGCACTTCCGGAGCGATCGAGATACGGGTGCGGTAGGGAATCTCGTAGATCAGGATCGGCACCGGCGAGGCGTCCGCATAACGCAGAAAGTAATCGCGAATGCCGGCCTGGGTCGGGTTGGTGTAGTAAGGCGTGAGCACCAGCAGCGCATCGACGCCGGCCGCGGCGAATTCCTTGCCGGCCTGCAGCGCGTCGTAGTACCCCGGGTCGAGCACGCCGGCGATCACCGGCACCTCGCGCCCCACCGCATCGACGGTGATCTCGGCCATGCGGATGCGCTCGGCGTGCGGCAGCGAGCCATACTCGCCGGTGCCGCCCAGCGGCACGACGCCCTCCACTCCCTGCTTCAGCAAATAGGCGATCAACGCGCGCGTGGCGGATTCGTTGATCGTGTCGTCCGGATTGACCGGGGTCGGTATCGCGGGCATGACCCCGCGTAACTGGTTGGCATTGAGCATGAAATGTCCTGGTATGGAAAAAATCGGCCGGCGCGATCAGCTCGGCGCGCCGCGGCGATGCAGCCTGGCGGCGACCCAGATCAGGCCGGCGGTAAAGAGGAACAGGCACGTCGAGACGGCGGCGATCACCGGCGATATCTCCATGGTGATGGTGTCCCAGAACTGCTTGGGCAAGGTCGTGCTCAAGCCGCCCGAGGAAAACAGCGCGATGGTCAGTTCGTCGAACGACGTGGCGAAGGCGAACAGGAACGACGACATCAGGCCGGCGGCCAGAATCGGGAAGGTCACGAAGCGCAGCGTGGCGCCCGGGCGGGCGCCCAGGCTCTGCGCGGCCTGATCGAGGCGCACGTCGTAATTGCGCAGCACCGCCATCATGGTGATGACGACGTAGGGTACGGCGACCACCGTGTGGCCCAGCACCAGTCCCAGCGACGTGCCGACCAGGCCGATATGCGCGTAGAAATAGAACAGCCCGACGGCCAGGATCATGCGCGGCACGACGATCGGCGCCATCACGAACGCCAGCATGAGCGCCTTGCCGCGCAGCTTGCCGCGTGCCAGCAGGAATGCCGCCGGCGTGCCGATAAGCATCGACAGCAGCGCGGTGCAGGTGCCGACGATGAACGAGCGCGCGATCGATTGCATCCACAGCGGCGAGCGCAGCATCTGGTGATACCACTGCAGCGAGAAGCCGTGCGGCGGCCAGGTGAGCCCGGAGGCGCCATCGAACGAGAGCGGAATCATCAGGAAGGTGGGCGCGCTCAGGAACAACAGCAGCAGGATCACCACGCCCCAGTTGAAACGCGACTGCCCTGGGGCGGCCGCGCCGGCGCGGCGCCGGCGCCTGGGCAGGCAATCGATCAGCCGGTCGGTCAGCACGGCCAGCACGGTCAGCACGGCGTCGCCCGCCCGGCGCGGCCAACTGCCGAGCGACGACTGGCGGGCGCGGGCCTCGCCGCCGGTCATGGTGGACAGCCCCACCAGCTTGTCGTAGACGAGAAACACGATCAGCACGACCACCAGCAGCAACACCGAGATCGCGCCCGCGAACCCCCAGTTCAGGGCCTGCAGCACCTGGTCGATGATCAATTGCGTGATCATCGTCTGGTGGCGCCCGCCCAGCAGCGCCGGCGTGATGAAGAAGCCGATCGCGGTGACGAACACCATCAGCGCCGCGGCGGCCACGCCCGGCATCGACAGCGGGAAATAGATCTTCCAGAATGCCGTGCCGGGGCGCGCACCGAGCGTGGCGGCCGCGCGCGGCAGGTTGCCGTCGATGTTCTCCATCACCGACAGCATGGTCAGCACGGCCAGCGGCATGAGCGCATGGACCATGCCGACGACGACGGCGCCCAGGTTATAGAGCAGATTCAGCGGCTGATGGATGAGCCCGACGGCCATCAGGAAATCGTTGATCACGCCATTGCGCCCGAGCAGCACGACCCAGGCGAAGGTCCGCACCAGGAAGCTGGTCCAGAACGACAGCAGCACCCAGAACAGCAGCGCGTTCTTGCGCCGGCCGCGCAACGACGAGATCAGATAGGCCACCGGGTAGGCACTGAGCACCGAGAAGAACGTCGTCCACAACGATATCTTCAACGTGATCATCAGGACGTCGAGATAGACCGGGGTGGCAAACAGGCGGCGATACTCGCCCAGGTTGAAGCCGGTGGCGTTGTGTATGCTTTGCAGCAGCAACTGGCCGACCGGATACACCAGCATGACCACCAGCAGGATGACCAGCGGCGCGCCCATGAGCACGGGTCGCCACGACCGTTTGACTGGCCGGTCGGCCGGTTTGCGCGCCAGGACAGCGGATGTCTGCATGGCGTTACTCCGCAAGCGCCACGGCGTCGGCCGCATGCCACGACAGGCCGAGCGTCTGTCCGATTTCATAATGCTGGCCCAGCTGGCAGGTCGGATACGAGGCCACCAGCGAGGTGCCTGCATCGGCCGTGGCCGCGAGGTAGAGCTTGGTCAGGCTGCCGGTCACCATGATGTCGCGCAGCTGGCAGGCGATCTGGCTGTCGGCCGGCTCGCTGGCATTGACCCGCAGATTCTGCGGGCGCAGCATCAGCTTGACCTTCTGCCCGATGCGCGGCGCATGCCCGTTGACGGTCGCCCGCCCGATGCCGGCCTGGCCACGGACGCTCACGCCCACCTGATCGCCGTCGAGATGTGTCACCACCGCGTCGAGCAGGTTCGATTCGCCGAGGAAATCGGCTACGAACACGGTGCGCGGCCGGAAATACAGGTCGGCGGGCGTACCCAGTTGTTCGATCGCGCCGCCGTTCATCAGGCAGATGCGATCGGACATCGTCATCGCCTCTTCCTGATCGTGGGTCACGTACACGATGGTGGTGCCCAGTTCGCGGTGAATGCGCTTGATCTCCAGTTGCATGTGGTCGCGCAGCTTCTTGTCGAGCGCGCCCAGCGGTTCGTCCATCAGGATGATCGACGGCCGGTAGACCATGCAGCGAGCCAGCGCGATGCGCTGCTGCTGGCCGCCGGAGAGCTCGCGCGGCAGACGCTGCGCGAGTTGCGGCAGATGCACCATCTCCAGCACTTCGGCCACGCGCTTGCGCACCGCCGCGCCGTCGACCTTGCGCATCTGCAGGGGAAAGGCGATGTTCTGCGCGACCGTCATGTGCGGGAACAGCGCGTAGTTCTGGAACACCATGCCGATGTCGCGCTCGTACGGCGCGCCGTAGGTGACATCGACACCGTTGATCAGCACCTGCCCGCCATCGGGCTGCGCCAACCCGGCGATCAGGCTGAGCAAGGTCGTCTTGCCCGATCCGGAGGGGCCGAGCAGCGTGAGAAATTCGCCCTGGGCGACGTCGAGATCGGTGGGCGCCAGGGCGACGAAGTCGCCATAGCGCTTGCACAGTTTCGAGATTTTCAGGTTGGCTGAAGACATGGTGTCCAATGGCAATGATGAAACGTCGAATCAGGTCAGGATCCAGCTATTGAAGCGCTCGAGCGCCTTGCTCTGATTGTCGAGCCAGAACTGCGCGTCGATGTGCAGGCCGTCTTTCATGTTGACGGGGTATGTCGGGCAATTCTTGGCCACGGCGGGTTTGACGTAATTGAACGCGGCCGGCTGGGTCAACCCGGCCGGGAAGAACTCGACCAGTTGCGCCTGGCGTTTCGGGTCCGAGGCAAACTTGATGAACTCGCGGCAGGCTTGCGCGTTGGGCGTGCCCTTGAGAATGGACCAGTTGTCGCAGCCCCAGATGTTCTGGTTCCAGACGATCTCGACCGGGGCGCCGGCGGCCATCGCCGCTTGCGCGCGCGAGACCCACGTGCCGATCATGTCGACTTCGCCGGAGCCCAGCATCTGCTCGACCTGCGCGCCGGTCGTCCACCATACGTCGACGTGCTTGGCGATTTTGTCGAGGCTGGCGAAGGCGCGGTCGAAGTTGCACGGATAGACCTGCGAGGTCGGCACGCCGGAGGCCATCAGCGATTCCTCGATCGTATCGAACGGATATTTGCGCAAGCCGCGGCGGCCGGCGAATTCCTTGACGTTCCAGAAATCGGCCCACGACTGCGGCGCCTTGCGGC
It contains:
- a CDS encoding ABC transporter permease subunit, producing the protein MQTSAVLARKPADRPVKRSWRPVLMGAPLVILLVVMLVYPVGQLLLQSIHNATGFNLGEYRRLFATPVYLDVLMITLKISLWTTFFSVLSAYPVAYLISSLRGRRKNALLFWVLLSFWTSFLVRTFAWVVLLGRNGVINDFLMAVGLIHQPLNLLYNLGAVVVGMVHALMPLAVLTMLSVMENIDGNLPRAAATLGARPGTAFWKIYFPLSMPGVAAAALMVFVTAIGFFITPALLGGRHQTMITQLIIDQVLQALNWGFAGAISVLLLVVVLIVFLVYDKLVGLSTMTGGEARARQSSLGSWPRRAGDAVLTVLAVLTDRLIDCLPRRRRRAGAAAPGQSRFNWGVVILLLLFLSAPTFLMIPLSFDGASGLTWPPHGFSLQWYHQMLRSPLWMQSIARSFIVGTCTALLSMLIGTPAAFLLARGKLRGKALMLAFVMAPIVVPRMILAVGLFYFYAHIGLVGTSLGLVLGHTVVAVPYVVITMMAVLRNYDVRLDQAAQSLGARPGATLRFVTFPILAAGLMSSFLFAFATSFDELTIALFSSGGLSTTLPKQFWDTITMEISPVIAAVSTCLFLFTAGLIWVAARLHRRGAPS
- a CDS encoding ABC transporter substrate-binding protein, whose amino-acid sequence is MQKKSSPKNPSRRNAIKAAAAGAATLAFPAVWTSARAAANKRIVVRDDGGIYSKAYGAVFYRPFTEKTGIEVVGVQANAEPTAQIRSMVETGSYTWDMAKISQPAILLLTRPGKVYLEKHGLESDPIIAQIPHQYMSPYGVGTNVYTTVLAYRTDAFKGRKAPQSWADFWNVKEFAGRRGLRKYPFDTIEESLMASGVPTSQVYPCNFDRAFASLDKIAKHVDVWWTTGAQVEQMLGSGEVDMIGTWVSRAQAAMAAGAPVEIVWNQNIWGCDNWSILKGTPNAQACREFIKFASDPKRQAQLVEFFPAGLTQPAAFNYVKPAVAKNCPTYPVNMKDGLHIDAQFWLDNQSKALERFNSWILT
- a CDS encoding ABC transporter ATP-binding protein, with product MSSANLKISKLCKRYGDFVALAPTDLDVAQGEFLTLLGPSGSGKTTLLSLIAGLAQPDGGQVLINGVDVTYGAPYERDIGMVFQNYALFPHMTVAQNIAFPLQMRKVDGAAVRKRVAEVLEMVHLPQLAQRLPRELSGGQQQRIALARCMVYRPSIILMDEPLGALDKKLRDHMQLEIKRIHRELGTTIVYVTHDQEEAMTMSDRICLMNGGAIEQLGTPADLYFRPRTVFVADFLGESNLLDAVVTHLDGDQVGVSVRGQAGIGRATVNGHAPRIGQKVKLMLRPQNLRVNASEPADSQIACQLRDIMVTGSLTKLYLAATADAGTSLVASYPTCQLGQHYEIGQTLGLSWHAADAVALAE